A genomic stretch from Erigeron canadensis isolate Cc75 chromosome 9, C_canadensis_v1, whole genome shotgun sequence includes:
- the LOC122582857 gene encoding uncharacterized protein LOC122582857 isoform X2, translating into MFQIYISYYTVSMARQIEQRYLKPKKHHGISPGMMILPMVSNLKLMMNLLQLREMPEPPSTDCAQLGKLFVISERLVNRNQN; encoded by the exons ATGTTCCAAATTTATATAAGCTATTATACCGTTTCAATGGCCAGGCAAATCGAGCAACGATATCTTAAACCTAAAAAGCATCATG GTATAAGCCCAGGCATGATGATCCTCCCAATGGTTTCAAATTTGAAATTAATGATGAATCTTCTCCAACTGAG gGAAATGCCCGAGCCTCCTTCAACCGATTGTGCCCAACTTGGAAAGCTTTTTGTAATATCCGAGAGACTGGTGAATCGCAACCAAAATTGA
- the LOC122582857 gene encoding uncharacterized protein LOC122582857 isoform X1 — translation MYLSLFFCCLFVYLGMAALMENASLYQRQLQVAIESGFLSYISTAYKPRHDDPPNGFKFEINDESSPTEGNARASFNRLCPTWKAFCNIRETGESQPKLIILLFPF, via the exons ATGTATCTGAGTTTGTTCTTCTGCTGTTTATTTGTATATCTTGGTATGGCTGCATTAATGGAAAATGCGTCTTTATATCAAAGGCAGCTGCAAGTGGCAATTGAGTCCGGTTTCTTAAGCTATATTAGTACAGC GTATAAGCCCAGGCATGATGATCCTCCCAATGGTTTCAAATTTGAAATTAATGATGAATCTTCTCCAACTGAG gGAAATGCCCGAGCCTCCTTCAACCGATTGTGCCCAACTTGGAAAGCTTTTTGTAATATCCGAGAGACTGGTGAATCGCAACCAAAATTGATAATCcttttgtttcctttttaa